The following coding sequences lie in one bacterium genomic window:
- a CDS encoding 2Fe-2S iron-sulfur cluster-binding protein codes for MAKIRIESLDLSYNAEKGESILDANLEQDVDHPHDCGGNCACSTCKIIVVSGGEHLSPQDEDEFDTLDAYGWEPGDYRLACQCLIQEDGEIVIRLPEPE; via the coding sequence ATGGCGAAAATCCGAATCGAAAGCCTGGATCTTTCATACAACGCGGAAAAGGGGGAATCGATTCTCGATGCCAATCTGGAGCAGGATGTCGATCATCCGCACGACTGCGGGGGAAACTGCGCGTGCTCCACGTGCAAGATCATCGTCGTTTCCGGGGGGGAGCATCTCTCGCCCCAGGATGAGGATGAATTCGACACGCTCGATGCCTACGGATGGGAGCCGGGCGACTACCGGCTGGCCTGCCAATGCCTGATCCAGGAGGATGGCGAAATCGTCATCCGTCTGCCGGAGCCCGAATAG